A single region of the Fenollaria sporofastidiosus genome encodes:
- a CDS encoding CAP and S-layer homology domain-containing protein has protein sequence MKNLKRLCALMLVFASILFLSENAFAFTDVDSSDYYYKAITELSSKGIINGYADGSFKVYNQITRAEVAAILAKAFNYDDASANTSFKDLKAESWAFEPVMKVVNKNIMSGVGDGFFKPQNNIRENELMKIAVSILGLDEYAIKAGAWPNGYRNVAQDIGIYSFAGDGSKFLNRGEVALIVHNILTYKELMNADESKGLVLGGKNCYIGMSSSEFGSPDEVLNSKYKDASWYVYGTGDYDNFYAVLVKNDLAIGFLSSGNGFKYKNYKAGDTTSEDIPELDTDKNDGNIIHALYYVSKSVDYDQDKNDYSGEEKINFHLVNAFRKFHRLNTLRWDEILAETARRHSDDMLKKGYFSHINLEGKSPFDRMQDMGITYYSAGENIAYNYGDGYGSYVAWVNSKGHRKNILNSSYNTLGVGIACDGSLYATQNFIGR, from the coding sequence ATGAAAAATTTAAAAAGACTATGCGCTTTAATGCTAGTATTTGCTAGCATACTTTTCTTGAGTGAGAATGCATTTGCGTTTACTGATGTAGACAGCTCTGACTACTACTACAAAGCCATAACTGAGCTTTCAAGTAAGGGTATAATTAACGGCTATGCAGATGGAAGCTTCAAGGTATACAATCAAATCACTAGAGCTGAGGTTGCGGCGATACTTGCAAAGGCCTTTAACTATGACGATGCAAGTGCGAATACATCATTCAAAGATTTGAAAGCTGAGAGCTGGGCCTTTGAGCCTGTTATGAAGGTAGTGAACAAAAACATCATGTCAGGTGTTGGAGACGGGTTTTTCAAACCGCAAAACAATATTAGAGAGAACGAACTTATGAAGATAGCTGTCTCTATACTTGGACTTGACGAGTATGCAATCAAGGCTGGTGCATGGCCAAACGGCTACAGAAACGTTGCACAAGACATCGGCATATACAGCTTTGCCGGTGATGGTAGTAAGTTTCTTAATAGAGGCGAAGTGGCGTTGATCGTACACAATATCCTTACTTACAAGGAGCTAATGAATGCTGATGAAAGCAAGGGACTTGTACTAGGCGGCAAGAATTGCTACATCGGTATGAGTAGTAGTGAGTTTGGAAGTCCTGATGAAGTACTTAACTCTAAATATAAGGACGCTTCATGGTACGTTTATGGCACAGGTGACTACGATAACTTCTACGCTGTCCTAGTGAAAAATGATCTAGCAATAGGTTTCTTGTCTTCTGGCAATGGCTTTAAGTACAAAAATTATAAAGCAGGAGATACTACAAGTGAAGACATTCCTGAGCTAGATACAGATAAAAATGACGGCAATATCATTCACGCACTTTACTACGTTTCAAAAAGTGTTGATTATGATCAAGATAAGAATGATTACTCAGGAGAGGAGAAGATAAACTTCCACCTAGTAAATGCTTTTAGAAAGTTCCACAGACTAAATACTTTGCGTTGGGACGAAATACTAGCTGAAACTGCTAGACGTCATAGTGATGATATGCTTAAGAAAGGCTACTTCAGTCACATAAACCTTGAAGGCAAGAGTCCATTTGACAGGATGCAAGATATGGGCATCACATATTATTCGGCAGGCGAAAACATTGCATATAACTACGGTGATGGCTATGGTTCATATGTTGCCTGGGTTAATTCAAAGGGTCACAGAAAAAATATTCTAAATTCATCTTACAATACACTTGGCGTTGGTATAGCCTGTGACGGATCCTTATACGCTACACAAAACTTCATAGGAAGATAG
- a CDS encoding class I SAM-dependent methyltransferase produces MLKKFFENVKNPKNNFGGRFMVKGMNIGHEKLAKWGRSFLNIKTSDVVLDLGCGGGRNVQYFLTKAKKVYGMDYSKTSVDIASSVNSEAIRDGRCKIIEADVSKLPFEDESINIVTAFETIYFWKNIEVSFREIHRVLVKDGQFLICNEGAYREHKNIKKWADMLDFEVYSPEYLTETLNKIGFKCEYHLNEKEHLVFLARKL; encoded by the coding sequence ATGTTAAAAAAATTTTTTGAAAATGTAAAAAATCCTAAAAATAATTTCGGCGGTCGCTTCATGGTGAAAGGAATGAACATTGGTCACGAAAAATTGGCTAAATGGGGCAGATCCTTTCTGAATATTAAAACCTCGGATGTAGTTTTAGATCTAGGATGTGGCGGTGGACGTAATGTTCAATACTTCTTAACAAAGGCTAAAAAAGTATATGGAATGGACTATTCTAAAACAAGTGTAGATATAGCAAGTTCAGTAAATAGCGAAGCTATAAGAGATGGCAGGTGTAAAATTATTGAAGCAGACGTGTCTAAACTACCTTTTGAAGATGAATCCATAAATATAGTAACTGCCTTTGAAACAATTTATTTTTGGAAGAATATAGAAGTATCTTTTAGGGAAATCCATCGTGTTTTAGTTAAGGACGGTCAGTTTCTAATATGCAACGAAGGAGCATATAGAGAGCATAAAAACATAAAAAAATGGGCGGATATGCTAGATTTTGAAGTTTATTCTCCCGAATATCTCACAGAAACATTAAATAAGATAGGATTTAAATGCGAATACCATCTGAACGAGAAAGAGCATCTAGTATTTTTAGCTAGAAAATTATAA
- a CDS encoding ABC transporter ATP-binding protein, whose protein sequence is MFEALKSVWNFSEKRKGSLVKILILSFIEGIFVMLKMIAIILAVNAMFNSNLMDNYIYKVMILGIVCIIGVFGFGYFTQLGSVSVGFEMAKDKRLYFGSLFKKLYLGFFSKNSVGNINSTLTTSISTVEQVAPIILIHVIGGILSAISIVLGFAYYEMKVSVVIFAGILTYLFVVNYQMKISRSEAPKRQLAQTKLTESAIEFIQGISVIKAFGMGEKDERVKKDIDGSCANNINLSEKSIPSSICANLTIQLFEIMIISYAFFMWNSGEISPQKAINLLIMSFVIFQSVSQAGSILSMIGLLDSSLKDISSMENAEEIKVLSPIQNIKSNEIEFKNVSFSYGKVEVLKGVSVALKPNTLTAIIGPSGSGKTTFCKLIPRFYDVSEGEILIGGAKITNISTEELMKNISMVFQNVYLFEDTIMNNIRLAKPNASDEDVISAAKKASCHDFIKSLQKGYETKIGEAGSTLSGGEKQRIAIARAILKDAPIVILDEFTSALDVENEHHILQAIDNLVQNKTVIMIAHRLETVRKADNIIVLDKGEIVQEGTHNELITQDGIYKSFISIREQANKWSFK, encoded by the coding sequence ATGTTTGAAGCTCTAAAAAGTGTATGGAACTTTAGTGAGAAAAGAAAAGGCAGTTTAGTCAAAATTTTAATTCTATCATTTATAGAAGGCATATTCGTTATGCTGAAAATGATAGCAATAATTTTAGCGGTAAACGCCATGTTTAATAGCAATTTAATGGACAATTATATTTATAAGGTAATGATACTCGGAATTGTATGTATCATCGGCGTATTTGGTTTTGGTTATTTCACACAACTGGGTTCTGTATCCGTTGGATTTGAGATGGCGAAAGATAAAAGGTTATATTTTGGCTCATTATTTAAAAAACTCTATTTAGGGTTCTTTAGCAAAAATTCAGTAGGAAATATAAACTCAACACTGACTACATCCATTTCAACTGTAGAACAAGTTGCACCAATCATTTTAATTCATGTGATAGGTGGAATTTTATCTGCTATATCAATAGTTTTAGGATTTGCTTACTATGAAATGAAAGTTTCCGTTGTAATATTTGCAGGCATATTAACATATTTGTTTGTAGTTAATTATCAAATGAAAATTTCAAGAAGCGAAGCTCCCAAAAGACAATTAGCACAAACAAAATTAACGGAAAGTGCTATTGAATTTATACAGGGAATAAGCGTAATTAAGGCTTTTGGTATGGGAGAAAAAGATGAAAGAGTAAAAAAAGATATAGATGGTAGTTGTGCTAATAATATAAATTTATCCGAAAAATCTATTCCCTCAAGCATATGTGCCAATCTTACGATACAGCTGTTTGAAATTATGATTATTAGCTATGCGTTTTTTATGTGGAATAGTGGAGAAATTTCTCCTCAAAAAGCCATCAATTTATTGATTATGAGCTTTGTAATATTCCAGTCTGTAAGTCAAGCAGGTTCTATTCTTTCTATGATTGGACTTTTAGATAGTTCACTAAAGGATATAAGCAGTATGGAAAATGCTGAAGAAATAAAGGTATTATCACCTATTCAAAATATAAAATCCAACGAAATAGAATTTAAAAACGTGAGTTTTTCTTACGGAAAAGTAGAAGTTTTAAAGGGAGTATCAGTAGCTCTTAAACCGAACACACTTACAGCGATTATCGGACCTTCAGGTTCAGGAAAAACAACGTTTTGCAAGCTTATACCGAGATTTTATGATGTAAGCGAAGGAGAAATTCTGATTGGTGGAGCAAAAATAACAAATATCTCCACCGAAGAATTGATGAAAAATATAAGTATGGTATTTCAAAATGTGTATTTGTTTGAAGATACAATTATGAATAATATTCGTTTGGCAAAGCCAAATGCCAGTGATGAGGATGTTATATCCGCTGCAAAAAAAGCGAGCTGTCATGACTTTATAAAAAGCTTGCAAAAAGGATACGAAACTAAAATTGGTGAAGCGGGTAGCACTTTATCCGGTGGAGAAAAACAAAGAATAGCGATAGCTAGAGCAATACTCAAAGATGCTCCCATTGTGATTTTAGATGAATTTACCAGTGCTTTAGATGTAGAAAATGAACACCATATTTTGCAAGCCATCGATAATTTAGTACAGAATAAAACAGTTATTATGATTGCACACAGATTAGAAACTGTTAGGAAAGCAGACAACATCATAGTTTTAGATAAAGGGGAAATAGTACAAGAAGGAACGCATAATGAGCTTATAACTCAAGATGGGATATATAAATCATTCATTTCAATAAGAGAGCAAGCAAATAAATGGAGTTTTAAGTAA
- a CDS encoding ABC transporter ATP-binding protein, translating into MKKEKEPNFFKEMDSFIKPYKKRYILSVMLSMLSVLCELLSYAFVGILAGYIFKGFHGNNMIYVLIFTIICKISGVLLSNISTLISHKAAYLTLKDLRYAICDKFVRLPMGYFDMNPSGTLKTILVDRVEDIEKTLAHLLPEMTANLLIPIAMIVWMLAVNIKLTGIIFLWVIFGLSIGMLMMIGYKKKYEGQVQAQKNMNQAVIEYVKGIEVIKTFNMEDSSYAKYKNAVIRHAEYAINWMKSSQIYASLSYSIAPVSIFPTIVVGLIFFNNGFLTEQSLFLFMMISLGIFKPIVKASSYVDQLAQMGTVAKEIKGILDYPELKRSENSNLKEKMTYDIEFENLQFSYDGTKNDVDDVNLTIKEKTMTAIIGPSGSGKSTLMKLLAGFWDFEKGNIKIGGIAVKDLSMNDLNTLISYVDQNTFLFDDTILENIRIGKKDATNDEVIEAAKRAGCHDFIVTLPDGYDTIAGDRLSGGEKQRIAIARAILKNAPIIILDEATASTDIENEEKIQEALLEFTKEKTLIVITHKIKTVINADKIIYMENGKIICDGKHEELIKSCSAYKHLYEIAN; encoded by the coding sequence ATGAAAAAAGAGAAAGAACCAAACTTTTTTAAAGAAATGGATTCGTTTATAAAGCCATACAAAAAAAGATATATTTTATCTGTTATGCTAAGTATGCTTTCTGTTCTATGCGAACTGTTATCCTATGCTTTTGTTGGAATTTTAGCGGGATATATCTTCAAAGGATTTCATGGAAACAACATGATATATGTCTTGATTTTCACTATAATCTGCAAAATATCAGGGGTGCTGCTTTCAAATATTTCAACACTTATATCTCATAAAGCAGCATACTTAACACTAAAGGACTTAAGATATGCAATTTGTGATAAATTTGTTAGATTGCCGATGGGATATTTTGATATGAATCCTAGTGGAACATTAAAAACTATATTGGTAGACAGGGTGGAAGATATAGAAAAAACATTAGCACATCTACTTCCTGAGATGACTGCAAATCTATTGATACCTATTGCCATGATTGTTTGGATGCTTGCAGTTAATATTAAGCTTACCGGGATTATATTTCTTTGGGTTATATTTGGACTATCAATCGGAATGCTTATGATGATTGGATATAAGAAAAAATATGAGGGACAAGTACAGGCACAAAAGAATATGAATCAAGCGGTTATAGAGTATGTCAAGGGGATTGAGGTAATTAAAACTTTCAATATGGAAGATAGTTCCTATGCTAAATATAAAAATGCAGTCATACGCCATGCGGAGTATGCTATAAACTGGATGAAAAGCTCACAGATTTATGCGTCTCTTTCCTATAGCATAGCTCCTGTATCTATATTTCCAACAATTGTTGTGGGATTGATATTTTTTAATAATGGGTTTCTTACTGAGCAAAGTTTATTTTTGTTTATGATGATTTCTCTTGGAATATTTAAACCGATTGTTAAAGCATCCAGTTATGTTGACCAATTGGCACAGATGGGAACTGTTGCTAAGGAAATAAAAGGAATCTTAGATTATCCGGAACTTAAGAGAAGTGAGAATTCTAATTTAAAAGAAAAAATGACATACGACATAGAGTTTGAAAATTTACAATTTTCTTATGATGGGACAAAAAATGATGTTGATGATGTGAATTTAACCATTAAAGAAAAAACTATGACTGCAATTATTGGTCCTTCAGGTTCAGGAAAATCAACTCTAATGAAACTTTTAGCCGGATTTTGGGATTTTGAGAAAGGAAACATAAAAATAGGTGGTATAGCGGTAAAAGACCTTTCAATGAATGACCTGAATACTCTTATCTCCTATGTGGATCAAAATACATTTTTATTTGATGATACTATTTTGGAAAATATTAGAATAGGTAAAAAAGATGCAACGAATGATGAGGTGATAGAAGCTGCTAAAAGAGCCGGTTGCCATGATTTTATTGTAACTTTGCCTGATGGATATGACACCATCGCAGGGGATAGGTTATCCGGTGGAGAAAAGCAAAGAATAGCTATCGCCAGAGCAATTCTAAAAAATGCTCCAATTATCATATTAGATGAAGCAACTGCAAGTACAGATATTGAAAATGAAGAAAAAATTCAAGAAGCGTTACTGGAATTTACCAAAGAAAAAACACTAATTGTTATTACACATAAAATTAAAACTGTCATAAATGCAGATAAGATCATATACATGGAAAATGGGAAAATCATTTGCGATGGAAAACATGAAGAACTTATTAAGTCGTGTTCTGCGTATAAGCATTTATATGAAATAGCAAATTGA
- a CDS encoding MptD family putative ECF transporter S component, giving the protein MHKNKLKAKDIITVTLLSLCNILIFSIGTFMYATPITILLTPVLYSLLQGIVFYVIGVKVKKRGAFFIYSLIQGVIAFYPPYILMFVISGLIAEFLLYKKGYGNLKVIGISYVIQQTLASIGSVIYPYTIALNKTIGAMKQKELASNIIAAGKMISSWGTLILLALVIVSAIAGAYIGSKVVRKHILEKEAN; this is encoded by the coding sequence ATGCACAAAAACAAATTGAAAGCGAAAGATATCATTACAGTTACTTTATTATCATTGTGTAACATTTTGATATTTTCGATAGGAACATTCATGTATGCAACACCAATTACCATACTTTTAACACCGGTGCTTTACTCATTATTACAGGGTATTGTTTTCTATGTTATCGGAGTGAAAGTGAAAAAAAGAGGAGCGTTTTTTATATATTCCCTTATTCAAGGAGTGATAGCATTCTATCCACCATATATTTTGATGTTTGTAATTTCAGGATTGATAGCAGAGTTTTTATTATATAAAAAAGGTTATGGTAATTTAAAAGTTATTGGAATCAGCTATGTTATTCAGCAAACTTTGGCTTCAATTGGAAGTGTAATTTATCCATATACAATAGCCTTGAATAAAACTATAGGAGCCATGAAACAAAAGGAGTTAGCTTCAAATATTATAGCGGCAGGCAAAATGATTTCTTCTTGGGGAACGCTGATTTTACTTGCCTTAGTTATAGTTTCAGCAATCGCAGGAGCTTATATAGGTAGCAAGGTCGTAAGGAAACATATTTTAGAAAAAGAAGCTAATTAA
- a CDS encoding ATP-binding cassette domain-containing protein: protein MYDKGEKDENILDFKIDFSYEGKKEKSLDDVIGSISKGDCIVLCGESGCGKSTLLRCLNHLIPEFYDGIFNGYILVNSNNIENKNIGEVGELISSVFQDPRSQFFTMESDTEVSFGLENKGLSHEIIKRRTEEAFSKFGLEYLKNREVFKLSSGERQLIAIMSAWAMDTDIILLDEPTANLDYLAIEKLKNILLLLKEDGKTLIISEHRLYYLKELADEYWLIKNGSFYEKYDKDDFKIFSKDELNNLCLRVTDLKQIEVQKKCSNVVNDKLEVKNISFLYKKQHILNDLSFTAYLGEVTCLIGKNGSGKTTLGKCICGLLKPKKGRIFLKEKELSHRQLSQDSLFIMQEAEFQFFTNSVLSELKYGVNRNKYDEIEALLKKFDMWKYRDRHPFSLSGGQMQKLTLMMAYLSDKSVVILDEPTSGMDKKSLDTVVGLINDMKKKKIVITISHDLEFISSVADKCLELDDGTIQRICEVKENRDIESIKSIFEKDLEDQAPAKREKNLLDPRTNILFWLLCMVAVGIDNKSLIFECNLLALVFSLANRRYKTLGITSVIIGLIYGLEIIYPNEITIFTANLFPRFILIFLLFPIILGGRGATNMLAGLRKIRIPEKLLLILAVSFRFFPVLRNDFKLLRQVLRNRGSCKHKNIIKEKIEYLEALIVSLIFRVVRIGETLSASAETRGIALNHKKSSYVTLQFNLCDYILMIGMIVILMINIL, encoded by the coding sequence ATGTACGATAAAGGCGAGAAGGATGAAAATATTTTAGATTTTAAAATAGATTTTTCCTATGAAGGCAAAAAGGAAAAGTCGTTAGATGATGTAATTGGCAGCATATCAAAAGGAGATTGCATAGTTCTTTGTGGCGAAAGTGGATGTGGAAAATCAACATTACTTAGGTGCTTAAACCATTTAATACCGGAGTTCTATGATGGGATATTTAATGGCTATATCTTGGTAAATAGCAACAATATAGAAAACAAGAACATTGGAGAAGTTGGAGAATTGATTTCGTCCGTTTTTCAAGATCCAAGAAGTCAATTTTTTACGATGGAAAGCGATACGGAAGTATCTTTTGGACTTGAAAATAAAGGGTTAAGCCATGAAATAATAAAAAGAAGAACAGAAGAAGCTTTTTCAAAATTTGGCTTGGAGTATTTGAAAAACAGGGAAGTATTCAAACTTTCAAGCGGAGAACGTCAACTAATAGCGATTATGTCTGCTTGGGCAATGGATACGGATATTATTTTACTTGACGAGCCAACTGCAAACTTAGATTATTTAGCCATAGAAAAACTGAAAAATATCTTATTGCTTCTAAAAGAAGATGGAAAAACTCTAATAATCAGTGAACATAGGCTTTACTATTTGAAAGAGTTGGCTGATGAATACTGGCTAATAAAAAATGGAAGCTTTTATGAAAAGTATGATAAGGACGATTTTAAGATATTTTCTAAGGATGAATTAAATAATTTGTGTTTACGAGTTACGGATTTGAAGCAGATTGAGGTTCAGAAGAAGTGTTCTAATGTTGTCAATGATAAATTAGAGGTAAAAAATATATCCTTTTTATATAAAAAACAACATATTTTAAATGATTTGTCGTTTACAGCTTATTTGGGAGAAGTGACTTGCTTGATTGGCAAAAATGGTTCAGGTAAAACCACCTTAGGAAAATGTATATGTGGACTATTGAAACCAAAAAAGGGAAGAATTTTTCTAAAGGAAAAAGAATTGAGCCATAGGCAGCTATCGCAGGATAGCCTCTTTATTATGCAAGAAGCTGAATTTCAATTTTTTACAAATTCTGTATTATCTGAACTGAAGTACGGTGTAAATCGGAACAAATATGATGAGATAGAAGCTCTACTTAAAAAGTTTGATATGTGGAAATATCGTGATAGACATCCATTTTCTCTTTCAGGTGGGCAAATGCAAAAATTAACCTTAATGATGGCGTATCTTTCGGATAAAAGTGTGGTTATTTTAGATGAACCAACCTCAGGAATGGACAAAAAAAGTTTAGATACTGTAGTGGGATTGATAAACGATATGAAAAAGAAAAAAATCGTGATAACAATTAGCCATGACTTAGAATTTATTTCATCAGTTGCGGATAAATGTTTGGAACTTGATGATGGAACGATACAAAGGATTTGTGAAGTAAAAGAGAATAGAGATATTGAAAGCATTAAAAGTATATTTGAAAAAGATTTAGAAGATCAAGCTCCGGCAAAAAGAGAAAAAAATCTTTTAGATCCGAGAACAAATATTTTGTTTTGGCTTCTTTGTATGGTTGCAGTAGGAATCGACAATAAAAGTTTGATTTTTGAATGCAATTTATTAGCTCTCGTTTTTTCTCTTGCAAATAGAAGATACAAGACTTTAGGAATTACTTCTGTCATTATAGGGCTTATTTACGGTCTTGAGATTATATATCCGAATGAAATTACAATATTTACGGCAAATTTGTTTCCTAGATTTATTTTAATATTTCTACTATTTCCTATTATTCTTGGAGGTAGAGGGGCAACAAATATGCTTGCTGGACTTAGAAAAATAAGAATACCTGAGAAGTTATTATTGATTCTTGCAGTTTCTTTCAGGTTTTTCCCGGTGCTAAGGAATGATTTTAAATTACTTAGACAGGTGCTTAGAAATAGAGGAAGTTGCAAGCATAAAAATATAATAAAAGAAAAAATAGAATATCTTGAGGCTCTGATTGTATCACTCATTTTTCGAGTGGTAAGAATAGGCGAAACTTTATCAGCTTCAGCAGAAACAAGAGGAATTGCTTTAAATCATAAAAAATCATCTTATGTTACTTTACAGTTCAATTTATGCGATTACATATTGATGATTGGAATGATAGTAATTTTGATGATAAATATTTTATAA
- a CDS encoding TetR/AcrR family transcriptional regulator, with protein MANRNHELDKPIIEAAKIEFLKYGFQAATIGNIAKRAGVTTGAIYTRYKGKDELFYSLIKEFLEAISVKRKENEYSYREYCVDKNFDHFLRSIQKETKGYVDVLFKYYEECKLILCSSKGSSVEGMFREMMNNKISITKQFIRENIDPNISEMKLDLVELLMNQQFSAFKLVVEKGYSKEETIEYIKMLGEFIGAGWRKIFDEIIKRY; from the coding sequence ATGGCAAATAGAAACCATGAACTTGATAAACCAATCATTGAAGCTGCTAAAATAGAGTTTTTGAAATATGGATTTCAGGCTGCTACAATAGGCAATATTGCTAAAAGAGCGGGAGTTACAACGGGAGCAATCTATACAAGATATAAGGGGAAAGATGAACTTTTTTATAGTTTGATAAAAGAATTTTTAGAAGCTATAAGTGTGAAAAGAAAAGAGAACGAATACTCGTATAGGGAATATTGCGTAGATAAAAACTTTGATCATTTTTTGCGTAGCATTCAGAAAGAAACCAAAGGATATGTAGATGTGTTATTTAAATATTACGAGGAGTGCAAACTAATACTTTGCTCAAGTAAAGGCAGTTCTGTAGAAGGAATGTTTCGTGAAATGATGAATAATAAAATTTCCATAACAAAACAATTTATAAGGGAAAATATAGATCCGAATATAAGTGAGATGAAATTAGATTTGGTAGAGCTTTTAATGAATCAACAATTTAGTGCTTTTAAATTAGTGGTTGAAAAAGGATATAGCAAAGAGGAGACAATCGAATACATAAAAATGCTCGGCGAATTTATTGGGGCGGGTTGGAGAAAGATATTTGATGAAATTATAAAGAGGTATTGA
- a CDS encoding recombinase family protein, with amino-acid sequence MKKDVKVIKGDTTLKRTASGCVQRSIKRVAAYCRVSTDTEDQINSYNSQVEHYTEFIQKNKEWTLAGIYADEAITGTQVDRRIDFQRLINDCMNGDIDMIITKSISRFARNTLDTLKYVRKLKEFNVAVFFEEENINTLTMDGELLLTILSSVAQQEVENISANVKKGLRMKMERGEMVGFQGCLGYDYDPETKSISINEKEAEIVRYIFRRYIEGVGGMVISRELEEQGYLSPRGNKRWTETTVLGIIKNEKYKGDLMMGKTYTVDPISKRRLDNFGEQDKFYIENHHEPIISEEDFEKAQGIRLRRSKNRNTVANNGGKREKYSRKYAFSSMLECGFCGHNLSRRNWHSSSEYTKVIWQCVNATKNGKKYCPHSKGIEEEAIEKAFMESYRQVCHNNVEITNEFLKTVEEELKDNSLAKDLKKITNQLDKILKKEKDLVELRLNESISMDIYQDKYNEIAISKEKLLAEKRTLEVTLTDEKALKKRLEGFKKLLESNKYLEEFDRAVFESIVDKIIIGGTNDEGEIDPAMITIIYKTGKKDSQDGRLFKSRRKNAKEVNEETDNKLYPHSSDEVNNLYSYPIDNTCGDYSVDTKDVNLEILHFNEVISILSSIKMKKDTSKRPKKITWT; translated from the coding sequence GTGAAAAAGGATGTTAAAGTTATTAAAGGTGATACCACACTGAAAAGAACTGCATCAGGGTGTGTTCAACGCTCAATAAAGAGAGTGGCAGCTTATTGCAGAGTTAGTACGGATACTGAAGATCAGATTAATAGCTATAATTCTCAGGTAGAACATTACACAGAATTTATACAGAAAAATAAAGAGTGGACTCTTGCCGGAATATATGCTGACGAGGCGATAACAGGAACACAGGTTGATCGAAGAATTGACTTTCAAAGATTAATAAATGACTGTATGAACGGCGATATAGATATGATAATTACAAAGTCTATATCAAGATTTGCAAGAAATACATTAGACACCTTAAAGTATGTAAGAAAGTTGAAAGAGTTTAATGTTGCGGTCTTTTTTGAAGAGGAAAACATAAACACCTTAACAATGGACGGAGAGTTGCTTTTAACAATTTTAAGTTCAGTTGCGCAACAGGAAGTAGAGAACATTTCAGCCAATGTCAAAAAAGGTTTGAGAATGAAGATGGAAAGAGGAGAAATGGTAGGCTTTCAAGGGTGTTTAGGCTATGACTATGATCCGGAAACTAAAAGCATTTCTATCAATGAAAAAGAAGCTGAGATTGTAAGATATATTTTCAGAAGATATATTGAAGGTGTTGGCGGTATGGTAATCTCCAGAGAACTTGAAGAACAAGGATATTTATCGCCAAGAGGAAATAAAAGATGGACGGAAACAACAGTTTTAGGAATCATAAAAAATGAGAAATATAAAGGGGATCTTATGATGGGAAAGACCTATACGGTTGATCCTATTTCAAAGAGAAGATTGGATAATTTCGGAGAACAGGATAAGTTTTATATAGAGAACCATCACGAGCCAATCATTTCGGAAGAAGATTTTGAAAAAGCTCAAGGTATTAGATTAAGAAGGTCAAAAAACAGAAATACCGTTGCTAATAATGGCGGTAAGAGAGAAAAGTATTCAAGAAAATATGCTTTTAGCAGTATGCTTGAATGCGGATTTTGTGGTCATAATCTTTCAAGAAGAAATTGGCATTCGAGTTCAGAGTATACAAAAGTTATATGGCAGTGTGTCAATGCTACTAAAAACGGAAAGAAGTATTGTCCGCATAGTAAAGGGATTGAAGAAGAAGCCATAGAAAAAGCATTCATGGAAAGTTATCGTCAGGTATGCCACAATAATGTTGAAATTACTAATGAATTCCTTAAAACTGTGGAAGAAGAATTGAAAGACAACAGTTTAGCTAAAGACCTGAAGAAGATAACAAATCAACTTGATAAGATACTAAAGAAAGAAAAGGATCTTGTTGAGTTAAGGCTGAATGAGTCAATCAGCATGGATATATATCAGGATAAGTATAATGAAATAGCTATTAGTAAAGAGAAATTACTTGCAGAAAAAAGGACTTTAGAAGTAACACTCACTGATGAAAAAGCGTTGAAGAAAAGGCTCGAGGGGTTTAAAAAATTACTTGAGTCCAATAAATATCTTGAGGAATTTGATAGGGCAGTATTTGAAAGTATAGTAGATAAAATCATCATTGGGGGAACTAACGATGAAGGTGAAATTGATCCTGCAATGATTACTATCATATATAAGACTGGAAAAAAAGATTCTCAGGACGGAAGATTATTCAAGAGCAGAAGAAAAAATGCCAAGGAAGTTAATGAGGAAACTGACAACAAATTGTATCCTCATTCAAGCGACGAGGTTAATAATTTGTATTCCTATCCTATTGACAACACATGTGGAGACTATAGTGTTGATACAAAAGATGTAAATTTAGAAATCCTGCATTTTAATGAGGTTATAAGCATTTTGTCTTCGATAAAGATGAAGAAGGATACGTCAAAAAGACCCAAAAAAATTACATGGACGTAA